One part of the Desulfonema ishimotonii genome encodes these proteins:
- a CDS encoding PBP1A family penicillin-binding protein, which produces MHSDLNPYSLKNTEDAPSSFIGRADILGEVLRDLKTADAAGLFIYGQRCIGKTALLRHLVARLPERGEYLPVYFDLQGMAGLSLEQVLTRLIPEMVRPLNLSVPAERITPSRFERRILPFILSALPERRTLVLVFDEFDTPKMSGSRQAGQAFYPYIRKLFFTDPRRLKFIFAIGRRPGDLDRIYHSFYKGTKLHHLPMFTREETTELARLSERNQSLIWPDEQITAIREFTGGHPFLTRNLCRVIWEKNHKKETAGIPVVHFRDMVGIFPRAIKTSDRTFSLLWNGLGPWERVAASALAEAGSGGLDQETLRDQLEKSGVYPLNGGLDHAIRTLEQWGVIRAENSEYRIRINMLGRWIMAVKPFEQMRDELDRLASEFFETARALCRQDDFKTAIPLLHQTAELSPNHLKANRLLAKLLIRQGDVDGAVALLEPLYEFSFPEIHPLYLRALLLQARNAENAADRLAICEKILDIEPAHPDALAEYRMIFEDQGDRACEINDFDAALAAYARAEAHEKIRQVEQTLEQIAIAHRLNRRKKRWGLGKWFFRWTFALCLLAACGLFVAYAVYRHVSEDLPRISSLKDYRPPLITTVYAGDGSKIGEFYRERRIVIPLSRMSDNLINAFIAAEDARFFSHEGLDFISIVRAFFKNIEAGTVVQGGSTITQQVIKSFLLTPERSYKRKFKEAILAYRIDKAFSKEDILFLYLNQIYLGHGAYGVEAAAENYFGKSAKDLTLAECAMLAGLAKAPGTHSPVRRPKRAGIRQKYVLKRMAEEGYVSPKQARKAAETALKIRNRRENWYLKKVPFFTEYVRSYIEKEYGLEALYTGGLKIFTTVDPALQQAAREEVEKGLKALENRHKYPGNVKPQGALLCMETGTGFVRAMVGGRDFSFSQFNRAIQSRRQPGSAFKPVIYAAALDKGYTPMTMLYDSPIAIPDNGKWWRPGNYDHRFYGPIRLRRALAKSRNLPVVKVLRNIGIRYAVNYAHNLGIRSRLNGGLSLALGASGVSLLEMVEAYSVFANRGMRIEPVFIRKIVDRNGREIPLSRPAPEQAIEPATAFLMTSLLQSVVTGGTGYKAKKLDRPVAGKTGTTNDFRDAWFLGYTPGYVAGAWVGFDIERPLGKSETGSRAACPIWLGFMEKLLADKPVREFDIPDGVVYAKIDADSGLLAIPESPRVIREWFKAGTLPKRHAPRPTPEYLVTEPEDFFKAGL; this is translated from the coding sequence ATGCACTCCGACCTGAACCCCTACAGCCTGAAAAATACGGAGGATGCGCCCTCGTCATTTATCGGCCGTGCGGATATTCTCGGTGAGGTACTCCGCGACCTGAAGACTGCTGACGCAGCAGGCCTGTTTATCTACGGACAGCGATGTATCGGAAAAACAGCACTGCTCCGCCATCTTGTGGCCCGGCTGCCGGAGCGGGGGGAATATCTCCCTGTCTATTTCGACTTACAGGGGATGGCGGGCCTCTCACTGGAACAGGTGCTGACCCGGCTCATCCCGGAGATGGTGCGGCCCCTGAACCTTTCCGTACCGGCGGAGCGCATCACCCCCTCACGCTTTGAGCGGCGTATCCTGCCCTTTATCCTTTCCGCGCTCCCGGAACGGCGCACCCTGGTTCTGGTGTTTGACGAATTTGATACCCCGAAAATGTCCGGTTCCCGTCAGGCCGGGCAGGCCTTTTATCCCTATATCCGCAAACTGTTTTTTACCGACCCCCGGCGTCTGAAATTCATTTTTGCCATTGGCCGCAGGCCCGGCGACCTGGACCGCATCTATCATTCCTTTTACAAGGGGACAAAACTGCATCACCTGCCGATGTTTACCCGGGAGGAGACCACAGAACTGGCCCGCCTGTCCGAACGGAACCAGTCCCTGATATGGCCGGATGAACAGATTACCGCCATCCGGGAGTTCACAGGCGGGCACCCCTTTCTGACCCGTAATCTGTGCCGGGTGATCTGGGAAAAAAATCACAAAAAAGAAACGGCGGGCATACCGGTCGTTCATTTCAGGGATATGGTCGGGATCTTTCCCCGGGCCATAAAAACATCGGACAGAACCTTCAGCCTGCTCTGGAACGGACTGGGCCCCTGGGAACGGGTGGCCGCCTCTGCGCTGGCCGAGGCAGGCTCCGGGGGGCTGGATCAGGAGACCCTCCGGGATCAGCTGGAAAAAAGCGGCGTCTATCCGCTGAACGGCGGCCTGGACCATGCGATCAGAACCCTTGAACAATGGGGCGTGATCCGGGCCGAAAACAGCGAATACCGCATCCGCATCAACATGCTGGGCCGCTGGATTATGGCGGTAAAACCCTTTGAACAGATGCGGGACGAGCTGGACCGGCTGGCATCGGAGTTTTTTGAAACGGCCAGAGCCCTCTGCCGCCAGGACGATTTTAAAACGGCCATCCCTCTCCTGCACCAGACAGCGGAGCTGAGTCCGAATCATCTCAAAGCCAACCGCCTTCTGGCCAAGCTGCTGATCCGGCAGGGGGATGTCGATGGGGCGGTCGCCCTGCTGGAGCCGCTCTACGAATTCAGCTTCCCGGAAATTCACCCCCTTTACCTCAGAGCGCTCCTCCTTCAGGCCCGGAATGCGGAAAATGCGGCAGACCGGCTGGCCATCTGCGAAAAGATACTCGATATTGAACCGGCCCACCCCGATGCCCTGGCTGAATACCGGATGATCTTTGAAGATCAGGGGGACCGGGCCTGTGAGATAAACGACTTTGATGCGGCTCTGGCCGCCTATGCCCGTGCGGAGGCCCATGAAAAAATCCGCCAGGTCGAACAGACGCTGGAGCAGATCGCCATTGCCCACAGGCTGAACCGCCGGAAAAAACGGTGGGGACTCGGTAAATGGTTTTTCCGGTGGACATTCGCCCTCTGCCTGCTCGCCGCCTGCGGCCTGTTTGTCGCATACGCGGTCTACCGGCATGTGAGCGAGGATCTGCCCCGGATCAGTTCGCTGAAGGATTACCGGCCGCCACTGATCACCACCGTCTATGCGGGTGACGGCAGCAAAATCGGCGAATTCTACCGGGAACGGCGAATCGTCATCCCCCTTTCCCGGATGTCCGATAACCTGATCAACGCCTTTATCGCGGCAGAGGATGCGCGCTTTTTCAGCCACGAAGGCCTCGACTTTATCAGCATTGTCCGCGCATTCTTCAAGAATATCGAGGCCGGAACCGTGGTTCAGGGCGGCAGCACCATCACCCAGCAGGTTATCAAATCGTTTCTGCTGACGCCGGAGAGAAGCTATAAGCGAAAGTTCAAAGAGGCAATTCTGGCCTATCGCATCGACAAGGCCTTTTCCAAAGAGGATATCCTTTTCCTCTACCTCAACCAGATCTATCTGGGGCACGGCGCATACGGGGTTGAGGCGGCAGCAGAGAACTATTTCGGAAAATCCGCCAAAGATCTGACCCTGGCCGAATGCGCCATGCTCGCGGGCCTTGCCAAGGCCCCCGGTACCCACTCGCCTGTCAGGCGCCCGAAACGCGCCGGAATCCGCCAGAAATATGTGCTGAAACGGATGGCCGAGGAGGGCTACGTCTCTCCGAAACAGGCCCGGAAAGCCGCTGAGACCGCCCTGAAAATCAGAAACCGCCGGGAAAACTGGTATCTGAAAAAAGTCCCGTTTTTTACAGAATATGTCCGCTCATATATTGAAAAAGAATATGGCCTGGAAGCCCTTTACACCGGCGGACTGAAAATCTTCACCACCGTTGATCCGGCCCTTCAGCAGGCGGCCCGCGAAGAAGTTGAAAAGGGACTTAAGGCCCTTGAAAACCGCCACAAATACCCCGGAAATGTGAAACCCCAGGGGGCGCTGCTCTGCATGGAAACCGGGACCGGCTTTGTCCGGGCAATGGTGGGGGGGCGGGATTTCAGTTTCAGCCAGTTCAACCGGGCCATCCAGTCGCGCCGACAGCCAGGGTCGGCATTTAAGCCCGTTATCTACGCGGCCGCCCTGGACAAGGGCTATACGCCCATGACCATGCTCTATGACAGCCCCATCGCCATACCGGACAACGGAAAATGGTGGAGGCCCGGCAATTACGACCACAGGTTCTACGGCCCCATCCGGCTGCGCAGGGCACTGGCAAAATCGCGCAACCTGCCGGTGGTCAAGGTGCTGAGAAATATCGGCATCCGCTATGCTGTTAATTACGCGCACAATCTGGGCATCCGCTCCCGATTGAACGGGGGGCTTTCCCTGGCCCTGGGCGCATCGGGCGTATCCCTGCTGGAGATGGTGGAAGCCTATTCGGTTTTCGCCAACAGGGGGATGCGCATTGAGCCGGTCTTTATCCGAAAAATCGTTGACCGGAATGGCCGGGAAATCCCGCTCAGCCGCCCCGCTCCGGAACAGGCCATTGAACCGGCGACCGCCTTCCTGATGACCAGCCTGCTTCAGAGCGTTGTCACCGGCGGCACGGGGTACAAGGCGAAAAAACTGGATCGGCCTGTTGCCGGGAAAACCGGGACCACCAACGACTTCCGCGATGCCTGGTTTCTGGGCTACACACCCGGCTATGTGGCCGGGGCCTGGGTGGGATTCGATATCGAACGCCCTCTGGGG
- a CDS encoding PilZ domain-containing protein, whose protein sequence is MDKRTARRRNIIYYLKVFDSNTNLLLGQLVDITVNGMKLISEEPAEPGIRLMLKMILPEEMHRKECILFEAESLWCKRDINPSYYSIGFEFLDISEDDINIVKSLIYDFSFQD, encoded by the coding sequence ATGGACAAAAGAACGGCAAGGCGTCGGAATATCATTTATTATTTAAAGGTATTTGACAGCAATACCAACCTGCTGCTCGGCCAGCTGGTCGATATTACCGTCAATGGTATGAAACTGATCAGTGAGGAGCCTGCGGAGCCGGGAATCCGGCTGATGCTTAAAATGATATTGCCGGAAGAGATGCACCGGAAGGAATGTATTCTGTTTGAGGCGGAGAGTCTCTGGTGTAAACGGGATATCAATCCCAGCTACTACAGCATCGGGTTCGAGTTTCTGGACATATCGGAAGATGACATTAATATTGTTAAAAGTCTGATTTACGATTTTTCTTTTCAGGACTGA